The sequence CTAACGCCTTACGAGGACGACAAATTAAAAAGATTGGAATTTAACAAGTTTAAGGCATATTGTGTTCAAGTACTACTGCACTAAGGCAACTTGCGCTCTTCCTTTGGTTTCCCCACTTGTAGAACTTTATAACGGTTATTACTTAGACGGTGGCATTTCAGACCCTATCCCATATAAAAAGGCTCTGGAAGACGGATGCGATAAACTGACAGTTGTTCTTACACAACATAGGGGTTATATAAAAAACAAGCAGTCTAACTTAGGGTTTATTAAGTTCTTTTACAGAAAATATCCAAAAATATACGAGGCACTAAAAGTAAGGCACGAAGTTTATAATAAACAGATAGAAGAAATAAGAGAACTTGAGAAAAAGGGAATAGTTAAAATCATTTGCCCAAATGAACCAGTCGGCATTAAAAGAATAGAAAGAGATTTTGAAAAAATAAAAAACCTTTATAATAAAGGATATAGAGATGGAATGAATTATTAGTTGTGTGGCACACTTCGTAAGGAAGTGTGCCACAGTTATATTCGGCTTACGCCGAGTGATATTGCTACGCAGTTATATTTGAACTTCGTTCAAGTGATATTTGCTTCGCAAGTTTTAAGGGCGAATATAATATCACTTATTATTTTTAATATTGGGATTATGCACAGGGGATAGGAAAAATTTCTCATATTTGTCGCAAATGTACACTTAATTATATAAATAAAGCAGATAATCTGAATACAGTTTGTTGTAAATATAATCAATTTCATCTGTAATTTCAAAAAGCAAACGAATATCATTTGTAAATTCATCTTCTGTACATATGTATCCTGAAGATTCTATAAGATTCTTCACAAGAGAATAAATATAAACTGACTTATTAAATGCTTCATCAAGTTTTAAGTATAGGTTGTCCAAAGTTTCCCTTGGTGTAATATCTGAAAGCAAAATATACATTGTATCCTTGTATTTTTTTAGGCTTTCATAGTATTCAGATATATATTTTATGTTTTCTTCTATCCCTTCGTAATATGTTTTATTACTATTGTGAAAAGTTGTGTTCCAATAAGATTTGG comes from Clostridia bacterium and encodes:
- a CDS encoding patatin family protein — protein: MFKYYCTKATCALPLVSPLVELYNGYYLDGGISDPIPYKKALEDGCDKLTVVLTQHRGYIKNKQSNLGFIKFFYRKYPKIYEALKVRHEVYNKQIEEIRELEKKGIVKIICPNEPVGIKRIERDFEKIKNLYNKGYRDGMNY